In the Pseudonocardia cypriaca genome, one interval contains:
- a CDS encoding YifB family Mg chelatase-like AAA ATPase: MPIVRAYAVALVGVDGHVVEIEADVGKGLPKFHLLGLPDASLHESKDRVRAAVVNSGFIWPSEKIVLALSPATLRKTGSGFDLALACAVLGAGEVLPQAELEGTVLLGELALDGRLRAVRGMLPCLIAARDAGMRRAVVPEAGLAEAALVEGIEVHGAACLADVLSFLQGACALRSPEPQADDVVPDPPDLADVVGQDDARHAIEIAAAGGHHVLLVGPPGTGKTMLAQRFVGLLPRLAPQEALALAAIRSVAGRLPAGGALSTVPPFVAPHHSSSMAALLGGGSGIARPGAVSLAHRGVLFLDEAPEWGASLLDSLRTPLEEGEVRLARADGTVQYPARFQLVLAANPCPCAPAHDRDCVCPSLVRRRYLGRLSGPLLDRVDLRARMFPVTALAATGHAEGTATVRARVLAARAAAAERWGALGFRTNAEVPGPVLRTRFALPRGVVRPLDAGLRAGQLTARGADRALRIAWTLADLAGRDRPDEDLVETALFFRDRRAA, encoded by the coding sequence ATGCCGATCGTGCGCGCCTACGCCGTGGCTCTCGTCGGCGTCGACGGCCATGTGGTGGAGATCGAGGCCGACGTCGGCAAGGGGCTTCCCAAGTTCCACCTGCTCGGGCTGCCCGATGCCTCCCTGCACGAGTCGAAGGACCGGGTGCGTGCGGCGGTCGTCAACTCGGGGTTCATCTGGCCGAGCGAGAAGATCGTGCTCGCGCTCTCGCCCGCCACGCTGCGCAAGACGGGCAGCGGCTTCGACCTGGCGCTGGCCTGCGCGGTGCTCGGAGCGGGCGAGGTCCTTCCCCAGGCCGAGCTCGAAGGCACCGTGCTGCTGGGCGAGCTGGCGCTCGACGGCAGGCTCCGGGCGGTGCGGGGCATGCTGCCGTGCCTGATCGCTGCCCGCGATGCGGGAATGCGGCGCGCCGTGGTTCCGGAGGCGGGGCTCGCCGAGGCGGCCCTGGTGGAGGGCATCGAGGTGCACGGCGCTGCCTGCCTCGCCGACGTCCTGTCCTTCCTCCAGGGCGCGTGCGCGTTGCGCAGCCCGGAGCCGCAGGCCGACGACGTGGTGCCGGATCCGCCCGATCTCGCCGACGTCGTGGGGCAGGACGACGCGCGGCACGCCATCGAGATCGCTGCAGCGGGTGGCCACCACGTCCTGCTGGTCGGGCCGCCGGGCACGGGCAAGACGATGCTCGCGCAGCGCTTCGTCGGCCTGCTTCCCCGGCTCGCGCCGCAGGAGGCGCTCGCGCTCGCCGCCATCCGGTCGGTTGCCGGGCGGCTGCCGGCAGGCGGCGCGCTGAGCACGGTGCCGCCGTTCGTCGCGCCACACCACTCCAGCTCGATGGCCGCGCTGCTCGGCGGCGGCTCCGGGATCGCCCGGCCGGGGGCGGTGTCGCTGGCCCACCGCGGTGTCCTCTTCCTCGACGAGGCCCCCGAGTGGGGCGCGAGCCTGCTCGACTCGCTCCGCACCCCCCTCGAAGAGGGTGAGGTCCGGCTGGCCCGCGCCGACGGCACGGTGCAGTACCCGGCCCGGTTCCAGCTCGTGCTCGCGGCCAACCCGTGCCCGTGCGCGCCGGCCCACGATCGCGACTGCGTCTGCCCGTCGCTCGTGCGTCGCCGCTACCTCGGACGGCTGTCCGGGCCGCTGCTCGACCGCGTCGACCTGCGGGCCCGCATGTTCCCGGTCACCGCACTCGCGGCCACCGGACACGCGGAGGGCACCGCCACCGTACGGGCGCGGGTGCTGGCCGCGCGCGCCGCGGCCGCCGAGCGGTGGGGCGCGCTGGGCTTCCGCACCAACGCCGAGGTGCCCGGGCCGGTGCTCCGCACGCGGTTCGCGCTGCCGCGCGGCGTGGTCCGCCCGCTCGACGCCGGCCTGCGGGCCGGGCAGCTCACGGCACGCGGCGCCGATCGTGCGCTGCGCATCGCCTGGACCCTCGCCGACCTGGCCGGCCGCGACCGGCCCGACGAGGACCTGGTCGAGACGGCGCTCTTCTTCCGCGACCGGAGGGCGGCATGA
- a CDS encoding helix-turn-helix domain-containing protein, with product MSDATKVAAAASSRDPAVGLAAVASLRGLLESLEELQVSNARAQGWSWQQIADALRVSRQAVHKKYRRYGF from the coding sequence ATGAGCGATGCCACGAAGGTCGCGGCGGCGGCGTCCAGCAGGGACCCGGCCGTCGGGTTGGCGGCGGTGGCGTCCCTGCGGGGACTGCTGGAGTCGCTGGAGGAGCTGCAGGTCTCGAACGCGCGGGCCCAGGGCTGGTCCTGGCAGCAGATCGCGGACGCCCTGCGCGTGAGCAGGCAGGCCGTGCACAAGAAGTACCGCCGGTACGGATTCTGA
- the trmD gene encoding tRNA (guanosine(37)-N1)-methyltransferase TrmD, whose protein sequence is MRIDVITIFPGYLAPLREALLGRAISAGLVDLAVHDLRTWTRDVHQAVDDAPYGGGPGMVMRPQVWGEALDAVLALDERPARIVVPTPAGRPFTQATAQAWSGDERLLFTCGRYEGIDQRVVDDARRRDLTVDEVSIGDYVLVGGEVAVLVMVEAVVRLLPGVLGNPASAEQDSFSDGLLEGPAFTRPEVWRGLAVPDVLRSGNHAKIARWRRDRALERTAERRPDLLAALPEDALDDADRAFLASLQDG, encoded by the coding sequence GTGCGGATCGACGTCATCACGATCTTCCCCGGCTACCTGGCTCCGCTGCGCGAGGCGCTGCTCGGCCGGGCGATCTCGGCCGGGCTCGTCGACCTCGCCGTGCACGACCTGCGCACCTGGACCCGCGACGTCCACCAGGCCGTCGACGACGCCCCGTACGGGGGCGGCCCGGGCATGGTGATGCGCCCGCAGGTGTGGGGGGAGGCGCTCGACGCGGTGCTGGCGCTCGACGAGCGCCCGGCGCGGATCGTCGTCCCCACCCCGGCGGGCCGGCCGTTCACGCAGGCCACGGCGCAGGCGTGGAGCGGCGACGAGCGGCTGCTGTTCACGTGCGGCCGCTACGAGGGCATCGACCAGCGCGTCGTCGACGACGCCCGGCGCCGCGACCTCACCGTCGACGAGGTGAGCATCGGCGACTACGTCCTGGTCGGTGGCGAGGTCGCGGTGCTGGTGATGGTGGAGGCGGTGGTCCGGCTGCTGCCGGGCGTGCTCGGCAACCCGGCGTCGGCGGAGCAGGACTCGTTCTCCGACGGCCTCCTGGAAGGCCCGGCGTTCACGCGGCCGGAGGTCTGGCGCGGGCTCGCCGTGCCGGACGTGCTGCGCAGCGGCAACCACGCCAAGATCGCTCGCTGGCGGCGGGACCGCGCCCTCGAACGCACTGCCGAGCGACGGCCCGACCTGCTCGCAGCCCTCCCCGAGGACGCGCTCGACGACGCGGACCGGGCGTTCCTCGCGTCACTGCAGGACGGGTGA
- the rplS gene encoding 50S ribosomal protein L19, with translation MNTLDALDAQLLRSDIPAFRPGDTLKVHVKVIEGNRSRIQVFQGVVIRRQGSGARETFTVRKVSFGVGVERTFPVHSPNIDKIEVFTRGDVRRAKLYYLRELRGKAAKIKEKRETTSAS, from the coding sequence ATGAACACCCTGGACGCACTGGACGCACAGCTGCTGCGCTCCGACATCCCCGCCTTCCGGCCGGGCGACACGCTCAAGGTGCACGTGAAGGTCATCGAGGGCAACCGGTCCCGGATCCAGGTCTTCCAGGGCGTCGTCATCCGGCGCCAGGGTTCCGGGGCCCGCGAGACCTTCACCGTCCGCAAGGTCTCGTTCGGTGTCGGCGTCGAGCGCACCTTCCCGGTGCACTCCCCGAACATCGACAAGATCGAGGTCTTCACCCGCGGTGACGTCCGCCGCGCCAAGCTCTACTACCTCCGTGAGCTGCGCGGCAAGGCCGCGAAGATCAAGGAGAAGCGCGAGACCACGTCCGCGTCCTGA
- the rpsB gene encoding 30S ribosomal protein S2 has translation MAVVTMKQLLDSGVHFGHQTRRWNPKMKRYILTERNGIYIIDLQQTLSYIDRAYEFVRETVAHGGTIMFVGTKKQAQEAIAEEAGRVNMPYVNQRWLGGMLTNFQTVHKRLQRLKELESMEQTGGFEGRTKKEILMLTREKDKLEKTLGGIRDMSRVPSAVWVVDTKKEHIAVGEARKLGIPVVSILDTNCDPDEVDFPIPGNDDAIRSAALLTKVIARAAADGLMQRSQRARGADGEDKPEAGVATDEPLAEWEQNLLAEGAGSDGASLTAASQGADAPNPAVEAAPATTSNGTQQTAG, from the coding sequence ATGGCCGTCGTCACCATGAAGCAGTTGCTGGATTCCGGTGTGCACTTCGGGCACCAGACCCGCCGCTGGAACCCGAAGATGAAGCGCTACATCCTCACCGAGCGCAACGGCATCTACATCATCGACCTGCAGCAGACCCTGTCGTACATCGACCGGGCCTACGAGTTCGTCCGCGAGACGGTCGCCCACGGCGGCACCATCATGTTCGTCGGCACGAAGAAGCAGGCGCAGGAGGCCATCGCCGAGGAGGCGGGCCGGGTCAACATGCCGTACGTGAACCAGCGCTGGCTGGGCGGCATGCTCACGAACTTCCAGACCGTGCACAAGCGGCTGCAGCGCCTCAAGGAGCTGGAGTCGATGGAGCAGACGGGTGGCTTCGAGGGTCGCACCAAGAAGGAGATCCTCATGCTCACCCGCGAGAAGGACAAGCTCGAGAAGACCCTCGGCGGCATCCGCGACATGTCCAGGGTCCCGAGCGCGGTGTGGGTGGTCGACACCAAGAAGGAGCACATCGCCGTCGGTGAGGCCCGCAAGCTGGGCATCCCGGTCGTCTCCATCCTGGACACCAACTGCGACCCCGACGAGGTCGACTTCCCGATCCCGGGCAACGACGACGCGATCCGTTCGGCCGCGCTGCTCACCAAGGTGATCGCCCGCGCCGCGGCCGACGGCCTGATGCAGCGCTCGCAGCGGGCGCGCGGTGCCGACGGCGAGGACAAGCCGGAGGCCGGTGTCGCCACCGACGAGCCGCTGGCCGAGTGGGAGCAGAACCTGCTCGCCGAGGGTGCCGGTTCCGACGGCGCCAGCCTCACCGCCGCGAGCCAGGGCGCCGACGCGCCCAACCCGGCTGTCGAGGCCGCGCCGGCCACCACCAGCAACGGCACCCAGCAGACCGCGGGCTGA
- a CDS encoding ribonuclease HII yields the protein MAARPVPKRRARRRPVRAVLPPELRPARAVVRRSAGSWTLQSTLHRHGLGPVAGVDEAGRGACAGPLVVAACVLRPGDAKRLDGLTDSKLLSPTAREEYYRLIRRRAEDLSVVVIPPAEVDRRGVHVANVEGMRRAVAGLATVPGYVLTDGFAVRGFGTPALAVPKGDQVAACVAAASVLAKVTRDRIMVALDAEFPQYGFAEHKGYCTPVHDEAMLTHGPSPVHRYSFVNVRAARDGVRPPPVVLDEDSFDEDFMDDTIETGLGEDLGEGLVHNGALAVGSSEGSRGGVAP from the coding sequence ATGGCTGCACGACCTGTACCCAAGAGGCGGGCGCGTCGCCGCCCGGTGCGCGCCGTGCTGCCGCCCGAGCTGCGTCCGGCCCGCGCCGTCGTCCGGCGCTCGGCGGGCAGCTGGACGCTGCAGAGCACCCTGCACCGGCACGGCCTCGGGCCGGTTGCGGGTGTCGACGAGGCGGGGCGGGGCGCCTGCGCCGGCCCGCTCGTCGTCGCCGCGTGCGTGCTGCGCCCCGGCGACGCGAAGCGCCTCGACGGGCTCACCGACTCCAAGCTCCTCTCGCCCACCGCTCGCGAGGAGTACTACCGGCTGATCAGGCGCCGGGCGGAGGACCTCTCGGTCGTGGTGATCCCGCCGGCGGAGGTGGATCGCCGCGGCGTGCACGTGGCGAACGTCGAAGGCATGCGCCGGGCCGTCGCCGGTCTCGCCACGGTGCCCGGCTACGTCCTCACCGACGGGTTCGCCGTGCGCGGGTTCGGCACCCCCGCACTCGCCGTGCCCAAGGGCGACCAGGTCGCGGCGTGCGTGGCGGCGGCGTCGGTGCTGGCCAAGGTCACCAGGGACCGGATCATGGTCGCGCTCGACGCCGAGTTCCCCCAGTACGGCTTCGCCGAGCACAAGGGCTACTGCACCCCCGTGCACGACGAGGCGATGCTCACGCACGGCCCGAGCCCCGTGCACCGCTACTCGTTCGTCAACGTGCGCGCGGCGCGCGACGGCGTGCGGCCGCCTCCGGTCGTGCTGGACGAGGACTCGTTCGACGAAGACTTCATGGACGACACGATCGAGACGGGGCTGGGGGAGGACCTCGGGGAGGGTCTGGTCCACAATGGGGCGCTGGCCGTCGGGTCGTCCGAGGGTTCCAGAGGAGGGGTAGCACCGTGA
- a CDS encoding DUF2469 domain-containing protein, which translates to MSAEDLEKYETEMELTLYKEYRDIVAQFSYVVETERRFYLANSVDVAARNAEGEIYFEVRMSDAWVWDMYRPARFVKNVRVLTFKDVNVEELEKPDLRLPEGNQFGT; encoded by the coding sequence GTGAGCGCCGAGGATCTCGAGAAGTACGAGACCGAGATGGAGCTCACGCTCTACAAGGAGTACCGGGACATCGTGGCCCAGTTCTCCTACGTGGTGGAGACGGAGCGACGCTTCTACCTGGCCAACTCGGTCGACGTGGCCGCGCGCAACGCCGAAGGCGAGATCTACTTCGAGGTCCGGATGTCCGACGCGTGGGTGTGGGACATGTACCGGCCGGCGCGGTTCGTCAAGAACGTGCGCGTGCTGACGTTCAAGGACGTCAACGTCGAGGAGCTCGAGAAGCCCGACCTGCGCTTGCCGGAGGGCAACCAGTTCGGCACCTAG
- a CDS encoding Clp protease N-terminal domain-containing protein has translation MFERFTGEARQVVVGAQEEARTRKADEIRTEHLLAALYAVPDNLALTVLERFGVEKADVLREIDRLHAGAQPALDAEALSTIGIDLDEVRRQVEEAFGPGALDRTRAALGGKSGRLFGHIPFEGPAKKALELSLREAIHLGHDHIGTEHVLLGLIHTEGGAAHHVLAARGVRLEPARVIVEELVRGRKAG, from the coding sequence ATGTTCGAAAGGTTCACCGGCGAGGCCCGTCAGGTCGTCGTCGGAGCTCAGGAGGAGGCACGGACGCGGAAGGCGGACGAGATCCGCACCGAGCACCTGCTCGCCGCGCTCTACGCCGTGCCGGACAACCTCGCGCTCACCGTCCTGGAGCGGTTCGGCGTCGAGAAGGCCGACGTGCTCCGGGAGATCGACCGGCTGCACGCCGGTGCGCAGCCGGCCCTCGACGCCGAGGCCCTGTCCACGATCGGGATCGACCTCGACGAGGTGCGCCGCCAGGTGGAGGAGGCGTTCGGGCCGGGCGCGCTCGACCGCACCAGGGCCGCCCTCGGCGGGAAGTCCGGCCGCCTCTTCGGCCACATCCCCTTCGAGGGGCCCGCCAAGAAGGCGCTCGAGCTCTCGCTGCGCGAGGCGATCCACCTCGGGCACGACCACATCGGCACCGAGCACGTCCTGCTCGGGCTGATCCACACCGAGGGTGGGGCCGCCCACCACGTCCTGGCCGCTCGAGGGGTGCGGCTCGAACCGGCGCGGGTGATCGTCGAGGAGCTGGTGCGCGGGCGCAAGGCCGGCTGA
- a CDS encoding FliA/WhiG family RNA polymerase sigma factor, with protein MSRRIRGHDVVSAPSAQLRTPSGPVVHAAVLPVAISASHVEELWAAYLAERTRALRDRLVVHYTPLLRAVAHRLGRALPSYVEVADLVQCGVFGLIDAVERFDPERSPRFESYAAARIRGAILDELRAQDWVPRSVRGRVRELERAQERLESRLQRAATDAELAEELGLPVQEVRAFGRQVQLVSVEALDESSGGVSELFADDAAPDPMAVVQATETLRQLAFAVAQLEERDRDVVRLYYLENRTLAEIGRLLGVTESRVCQLHTRLVGRLRGRLEELAAG; from the coding sequence ATGAGCAGGCGCATCCGCGGGCATGACGTCGTATCGGCCCCGTCTGCGCAGCTCAGAACCCCGTCCGGCCCGGTCGTGCACGCGGCCGTGTTGCCCGTCGCGATCTCCGCGTCCCACGTGGAGGAGCTGTGGGCGGCGTATCTGGCCGAGCGCACGCGCGCACTGCGTGACCGGCTCGTCGTGCACTACACGCCGCTGCTGAGGGCCGTCGCGCACCGCCTCGGGCGCGCCCTGCCGTCGTACGTCGAGGTGGCCGACCTGGTGCAGTGCGGGGTGTTCGGGCTCATCGACGCGGTGGAGCGCTTCGATCCCGAGCGCAGCCCGCGGTTCGAGAGCTACGCCGCTGCGCGCATCCGCGGCGCGATCCTCGACGAGCTGCGCGCCCAGGACTGGGTGCCCCGCTCCGTGCGCGGACGCGTGCGCGAGCTGGAGCGGGCGCAGGAGCGGCTGGAGAGCCGGTTGCAGCGTGCCGCCACGGACGCCGAGCTCGCCGAGGAGCTGGGCCTTCCGGTGCAGGAGGTGCGAGCCTTCGGCCGGCAGGTGCAGCTCGTCAGCGTCGAGGCCCTCGACGAGAGCAGCGGCGGGGTGTCGGAGCTCTTCGCCGACGACGCAGCCCCCGACCCGATGGCCGTGGTACAGGCCACCGAGACCCTCCGGCAGCTCGCGTTCGCGGTGGCGCAGCTCGAGGAGCGGGACCGCGACGTCGTGCGCCTCTACTACCTGGAGAACCGCACGCTCGCCGAGATCGGGAGGCTCCTGGGCGTCACCGAGTCGCGGGTGTGCCAGCTGCACACCCGGCTCGTCGGGCGGCTGCGCGGCAGGCTGGAGGAGCTCGCCGCGGGCTGA
- a CDS encoding YraN family protein: protein MAAKDVLGRRGEELAARYLEQQGLVILSRNWRCRHGELDLVATDSARLVVCEVKTRSSARYGGPAEAVDARKVARIRLVTNAWLKAHQVRWVPVRFDVLAVVAEPGARATVQHYEAAF, encoded by the coding sequence ATGGCAGCGAAGGACGTGCTCGGGCGCCGCGGTGAGGAGCTCGCCGCTCGCTATCTCGAGCAGCAGGGTCTGGTGATCCTGTCGCGCAACTGGCGGTGCCGCCACGGCGAGCTCGACCTGGTGGCCACCGACTCGGCCCGGCTCGTGGTCTGCGAGGTTAAGACCCGATCGAGCGCGAGGTACGGCGGGCCGGCCGAGGCCGTCGACGCGCGCAAGGTGGCCCGCATCCGCCTGGTCACCAACGCGTGGCTCAAGGCCCACCAGGTGCGATGGGTGCCGGTCCGCTTCGACGTGCTCGCGGTCGTTGCGGAGCCGGGGGCGCGGGCCACCGTCCAGCACTACGAGGCGGCGTTCTGA
- the lepB gene encoding signal peptidase I: MALPELPELPDDRRAAPPRYSPSGEPFVPRNQRPVPPGQRPDLPPSRPIGSRGGPANGAVRGGGRHQRSPGGQIPPVRPVPPSRPDPADDEPTVVHGDLLGDLAAPTQPAQGDAPRHRRRAGASPASRPASEYKEQIEASGRKLKPGRRRRPTFWKELPILIVVALALTFLIQTFLGKVYVIPSGSMETTLHGCTGCNNDRVLVDKITYRFGDPAPGDVVVFRGPDSWSSEIEIAEPSNPVVRGLQLFGSLIGLAPPDEKDFVKRIIAVGGQTVQCCDSRGQVMVDGQSLDEPYIFYLPEAGPPKQASFGPVQVPEGQLWMMGDSRNNSADSRMPDHGAVPVENVIGQARMIVLPFDRLGWVAAQNPQTTAVGMAAQDAAAGAPLALGLLGTLPLALLRRRRHTRELLFPDFLPAQRP; this comes from the coding sequence GTGGCCCTCCCCGAGCTCCCTGAGCTCCCCGATGACCGGCGGGCCGCACCGCCGCGGTACTCGCCATCGGGGGAGCCGTTCGTGCCGCGGAACCAGCGACCGGTGCCGCCGGGACAGCGCCCCGACCTGCCGCCGTCGCGACCGATCGGCTCGCGAGGCGGCCCGGCCAACGGTGCCGTGCGCGGTGGCGGGCGCCACCAGAGGTCACCCGGCGGTCAGATCCCGCCGGTGCGCCCGGTGCCGCCGTCCCGGCCCGATCCGGCCGACGACGAGCCCACCGTCGTGCACGGTGACCTCCTCGGGGATCTCGCTGCGCCCACCCAGCCGGCGCAGGGTGACGCACCGCGGCACCGCCGCCGGGCGGGCGCCTCGCCCGCCAGCAGGCCAGCGTCGGAGTACAAGGAGCAGATCGAGGCGAGCGGGCGCAAGCTCAAGCCCGGCAGGCGCAGGCGCCCGACCTTCTGGAAAGAGCTGCCGATCCTGATCGTGGTGGCGCTCGCCCTCACGTTCCTGATCCAGACCTTCCTCGGGAAGGTCTACGTCATCCCTTCCGGGTCGATGGAGACCACTCTCCACGGCTGCACCGGCTGCAACAACGACCGCGTGCTCGTCGACAAGATCACCTACCGCTTCGGCGATCCCGCGCCCGGCGACGTCGTGGTGTTCCGGGGTCCGGACAGCTGGAGCAGCGAGATCGAGATCGCCGAGCCGAGCAACCCGGTGGTCCGCGGGCTGCAGCTGTTCGGCTCCCTGATCGGGCTCGCCCCTCCCGACGAGAAGGACTTCGTCAAGCGGATCATCGCCGTCGGCGGCCAGACCGTGCAGTGCTGCGACTCGCGCGGCCAGGTGATGGTCGACGGCCAGTCCCTCGACGAGCCGTACATCTTCTACCTGCCCGAGGCCGGGCCGCCCAAGCAGGCGTCCTTCGGTCCCGTCCAGGTGCCCGAAGGGCAGCTGTGGATGATGGGCGACAGCCGCAACAACTCCGCCGACTCCCGGATGCCCGACCACGGAGCCGTGCCCGTCGAGAACGTGATCGGGCAGGCCCGGATGATCGTGCTGCCGTTCGACCGGCTCGGGTGGGTCGCCGCCCAGAACCCGCAGACCACGGCCGTCGGGATGGCGGCGCAGGACGCGGCCGCAGGGGCACCGCTGGCGCTCGGGTTGCTCGGCACGCTGCCGCTCGCCCTGCTCCGCCGCCGTCGCCACACCCGTGAGCTGCTGTTCCCCGACTTCCTCCCGGCGCAGCGACCCTGA
- a CDS encoding tyrosine recombinase XerC, giving the protein MAELAPGPAAALEAFLQHLALERGRSEHTVRAYRGDLVGLLDGLDALDGLDLARLRRWLAAGHEAGLGRATLARRAAAARSFTAWAQRTGRIPVDPGARLVSPRPRRTLPAVPTVEQTGAVLDAAGSGAEEEHPLALRDLLVLELLYATGVRVAELCGLDLDDVDPSRRALRVIGKGDRERTVVYGVPASDALRRWLAAGRPALARPGSPPALLLGARGGRLDPRVARRVVHEALAAVPGAPDVGPHGLRHAAATHMLQGGADLRYVQELLGHAKLATTQLYTQVTVERLKVVHEQAHPRA; this is encoded by the coding sequence ATGGCCGAGCTCGCGCCTGGTCCGGCGGCAGCGCTGGAGGCGTTCCTGCAGCACCTCGCCTTGGAGCGGGGGCGCTCGGAGCACACGGTTCGGGCCTACCGCGGTGATCTGGTGGGGCTGCTCGACGGCCTGGACGCGCTCGACGGACTCGACCTGGCGAGGTTGCGCCGGTGGCTGGCGGCGGGGCACGAGGCAGGGCTCGGGCGCGCCACGCTCGCCCGACGCGCGGCCGCCGCCCGCAGCTTCACCGCGTGGGCCCAGCGCACCGGGCGCATCCCGGTCGACCCCGGGGCGCGGCTCGTCTCACCGAGGCCCCGGCGGACCCTGCCCGCGGTGCCCACCGTCGAGCAGACCGGTGCCGTGCTCGACGCCGCCGGTAGCGGGGCGGAGGAGGAGCACCCGCTCGCGCTGCGCGACCTGCTCGTGCTGGAGCTGCTCTACGCCACCGGGGTGCGGGTGGCCGAGCTGTGCGGGCTCGACCTCGACGACGTCGACCCGTCCCGGCGCGCCCTCCGCGTGATCGGCAAGGGCGACCGCGAACGCACGGTCGTCTACGGGGTCCCCGCGTCGGACGCACTGCGGCGCTGGCTCGCGGCGGGGCGGCCGGCCCTGGCCCGCCCCGGCTCGCCTCCCGCGCTCCTGCTCGGCGCCCGGGGTGGCCGGCTCGACCCGCGGGTGGCACGCCGCGTCGTCCACGAGGCCCTCGCGGCCGTGCCCGGCGCGCCCGATGTCGGGCCGCACGGCCTCCGCCACGCCGCAGCCACTCACATGTTGCAGGGCGGCGCGGACCTCCGTTACGTACAGGAACTGCTCGGTCACGCTAAGCTAGCAACCACTCAGCTCTACACACAGGTGACCGTCGAGCGGCTGAAGGTGGTTCATGAGCAGGCGCATCCGCGGGCATGA
- the dprA gene encoding DNA-processing protein DprA, translating into MNEQVLLARAYLSRVAEPPAPALAELVAQVGPVEAAARVAEGRVDEPVARETSVRREVHRPAADLDAAAAAGARLVVPEQPEWPAEGFAAFDGAGSEQLAPPLALWVRGPGRLDELCEHAVAVVGARAATSYGAHVAAELGSGLADRGCTVVSGAAIGIDGAAHRGALGVEGATVAVLACGVDRAYPASHELLLERIAGSGLVVSEYPPGGVPGRHRFLVRNRLIAGLAAGTVVVEAGLRSGAQRTASDALSLGRPVMAVPGPVTSAMSVGCHRLVRDGALLVTRSDEVLEAVAPIGEHLAGRPDPVRGRLTDGLDAPAALVHDALPARGARDTRWLALESGVPIGAVRVALVALERRGLVEHCEGRWRRRVVEAG; encoded by the coding sequence ATGAACGAGCAGGTCCTGCTCGCACGGGCGTACCTGTCGCGGGTGGCCGAACCGCCGGCTCCCGCGCTGGCCGAGCTGGTGGCGCAGGTCGGGCCGGTCGAGGCGGCGGCGCGGGTGGCCGAGGGGCGGGTCGACGAGCCGGTGGCCCGCGAGACGAGCGTCCGGCGCGAGGTGCATCGGCCGGCCGCCGATCTCGACGCCGCGGCCGCCGCCGGTGCCCGTTTGGTCGTGCCCGAGCAGCCCGAGTGGCCTGCCGAGGGGTTCGCCGCGTTCGACGGGGCCGGTTCGGAGCAGCTCGCCCCGCCGCTCGCGCTGTGGGTCCGCGGTCCGGGCCGGCTCGACGAGCTCTGCGAGCACGCCGTCGCCGTGGTCGGGGCTCGCGCGGCCACGAGCTACGGCGCCCACGTCGCCGCCGAGCTCGGCTCCGGCCTCGCCGACCGCGGATGCACGGTCGTCTCGGGCGCGGCCATCGGCATCGACGGCGCCGCCCACCGCGGGGCCCTCGGGGTCGAGGGCGCCACGGTTGCGGTGCTCGCGTGCGGCGTCGACCGCGCCTACCCGGCGTCCCACGAGCTGCTGCTGGAGCGGATCGCGGGGAGCGGGCTCGTCGTCAGCGAGTACCCGCCGGGAGGAGTGCCGGGGCGCCACCGCTTCCTGGTGCGCAACCGGCTGATCGCCGGGCTGGCGGCGGGCACGGTCGTCGTCGAGGCCGGGCTGCGCAGCGGGGCGCAGCGCACCGCGTCGGACGCGCTGTCGCTGGGCCGCCCGGTGATGGCGGTGCCCGGGCCGGTCACCTCGGCCATGTCGGTGGGCTGTCATCGGCTCGTCCGCGACGGTGCGCTGCTCGTCACCCGCAGCGACGAGGTGCTGGAGGCGGTGGCGCCGATCGGCGAGCACCTCGCAGGCCGACCCGATCCGGTGAGAGGCCGGCTCACCGACGGCCTCGACGCGCCTGCCGCGCTCGTCCACGACGCGCTGCCGGCCCGTGGTGCCCGCGACACCCGCTGGCTCGCGCTGGAGTCCGGCGTCCCGATCGGCGCCGTGCGGGTCGCGCTGGTGGCCCTCGAACGGCGCGGGCTCGTGGAGCACTGCGAAGGCCGCTGGCGGCGCCGGGTGGTGGAGGCGGGGTGA